ATGGTGGGTGTAGCTCAGCTGGTAGAGCACCGGGTTGTGGTCCCGGGGGTCGCGGGTTCAAGCCCCGTCACTCACCCCAAACGTCATACCGTGGCCGACGGGCCACCCGGCGACTGCTATCGTCGGGACCCGTTGTGGCACGCGCCGCTAGCTCAACTGGCAGAGCAGCTGACTCTTAATCAGCGGGTTCGGGGTTCGAGTCCCTGGCGGCGCACAAACCCTAAGGTCAGGCACCCTCACGGTGTCCGACCGTCTTCTCGACCCACACATTTGCCACCCTTTTCGCCGTTGGAGGCCATGCCTCTTAACGCGGCCTCCAACGCCAAGGCAGCCTGAGAGTCAACTGCACGCCTGCCCATGTAGACGTCCTGCGTCATCGACGGCCGGCTATGACCGAGCTGGTCCGCAACCAACCGAGCGGACAGTGCCGCCTCGTCGAGGATCGTCGCAGCCGTCTTGCGGAAGGTGTGTGAGGTGATCCAGGCGAGCGTCTCGGTGCCCCGCGCCCCGCGGAGTTCGCGACGCACGTTGGCCGGATCGCGAAAACCTCGATTGACGTCCGGGAACAGCGGCTGGTCGAGTCGAGCACCGGTCATGAATCGACGCCGGGGTTTGCCGGGTGAGGGTCGGGGTCAAGGTGGAGCGCC
This genomic stretch from Mycobacteriales bacterium harbors:
- a CDS encoding tyrosine-type recombinase/integrase, translating into MTGARLDQPLFPDVNRGFRDPANVRRELRGARGTETLAWITSHTFRKTAATILDEAALSARLVADQLGHSRPSMTQDVYMGRRAVDSQAALALEAALRGMASNGEKGGKCVGREDGRTP